From one Bos javanicus breed banteng chromosome 15, ARS-OSU_banteng_1.0, whole genome shotgun sequence genomic stretch:
- the LOC133261574 gene encoding olfactory receptor 5B12-like, with protein MIPKENSTVVTEFILVGITDDPQLQIPFFLVFTLIYLLTLVGNLGVIMLILLNSHLHTPMYFFLSNLALVDFGYSTAVTPKVMAGFLTGDKVISYNACVAQLFFFGGFLSVETFLLALMAYDRHAAVCKPLHYTNIMTPRVCAWIVIESYVFGFLEVSVHTWNIFSLSFCRSNVIDHFFCDATPLLALSCSESNRSEMVLFLLVGFNVLFSNLVILVSYLFIFVTILRVHSSEGHQKAFSTCASHLTSVSIFYGTGAFMYLQPGSRHSMSTDKMASVFYAIVIPMLNPLIYSLRNKEIKRALKKAVGKAKSSLRYIF; from the coding sequence ATGATCCCCAAGGAGAACAGTACAGTTGTGACTGAGTTCATTCTTGTCGGGATAACTGATGACCCACAACTGCAGATCCCATTCTTTCTAGTGTTCACGCTCATCTACCTCCTCACTCTGGTTGGGAACCTGGGCGTGATCATGCTGATCCTGCTGAACTCTCATCTCCACActcccatgtacttctttcttAGCAACCTCGCTCTGGTGGACTTTGGTTACTCCACAGCCGTCACTCCCAAAGTGATGGCTGGATTCCTCACGGGAGACAAGGTCATTTCCTACAATGCTTGTGTTGCTCAGCTTTTCTTCTTTGGTGGCTTTCTCTCTGTGGAAACTTTTCTCTTGGCCTTAATGGCCTATGACCGTCATGCAGCGGTGTGTAAACCACTCCATTACACCAACATCATGACACCAAGGGTGTGTGCCTGGATTGTCATAGAGTCTTATGTCTTTGGTTTCCTAGAAGTCTCTGTGCACACTTGGAACATATTCAGTCTGTCTTTCTGCAGATCCAATGTGATTGATCACTTTTTCTGTGATGCTACTCCTCTCCTGGCTCTCTCATGCTCAGAAAGCAACAGAAGTgagatggttttatttcttttggttgGCTTCAATGTCCTCTTTTCTAACCTGGTCATCCTGGTCTCCTATCTGTTTATCTTTGTCACCATTCTGAGGGTGCACTCATCTGAAGGACATCAGAAGGCCTTTTCCACCTGTGCGTCCCACCTCACTTCTGTCTCCATCTTCTATGGGACAGGCGCCTTCATGTACCTACAGCCCGGCTCCCGCCATTCCATGAGCACAGACAAGATGGCGTCTGTGTTCTATGCCATAGTCATCCCCATGCTGAATCCGCTGATCTATAGTCTGCGGAACAAAGAGATCAAGAGGGCACTAAAAAAGGCTGTGGGGAAAGCAAAGTCTTCTCtaagatacatattttaa